The Plasmodium brasilianum strain Bolivian I chromosome 14, whole genome shotgun sequence genome contains a region encoding:
- a CDS encoding SAS6-like protein — MNKMNKNEVNNFLCQFDFSSLEELDPSLAGGYNVCYIKEVPFEIRVEESEGRPREIGSLEIITVKILVLGEELNANRVKIELTSETDLFFHFTQTVDENTFETMQDNQKLMINFSEYLEVLIKMCNSCIREPQSFLAVFTIKKDSVAQLDFIKNMEYKFIELLNCEFTQSSEEIVKQHIAFRYNVIKSKNTIMHRRLQDVNILIKSKNPSLLMQLQKTALRQLDLMKNRKS, encoded by the exons atgaataagatgaacaaaaatgaagtgaataattttttgtgcCAATTTGATTTCTCCTCCCTGGAAGAATTAGACCCTTCTTTAG CTGGAGGTTACAACGTGTGCTACATCAAGGAAGTACCATTCGAAATAAGAGTAGAAGAATCTGAAGGAAGACCTAGAGAAATAGGTTCTTTAGAAATTATAACTGTAAAAATTTTGGTTTTg GGGGAGGAATTAAACGCAAATCGTGTCAAGATAGAGCTAACAAGCGAAacagatttattttttcattttacgcAAAC AGTTGATGAAAACACTTTTGAAACAATGCAAGATAACCAAAAGCTTATGATAAACTTTTCCGAATATTTAGAAgtcttaataaaaatgtgtaattCATGCATAAGGGAGCCACAAAG CTTTTTGGCTGtatttactataaaaaaagatagcGTGGCTCAACTAGACTTCATAAAG AATATGGAATACAAGTTTATCGAATTGCTCAACTGCGAGTTTACTCAATCATCAGAAGAAATTGTAAAACAGCACATTGCCTTTAGGTACAATGTCATTAAATCGAAAAATACTATTATGCACAGAAGACTTCAA GATGTGaacatattaataaagtCCAAAAACCCTTCTCTCTTAATGCAACTTCAAAAAACAGCTCTAAGGCAGCTGGACCTTATGAAAAATAGGAAGAGTTAA
- a CDS encoding hypothetical protein (conserved Plasmodium protein) yields MSKYIFFFFSFLYTVYGQLPYDVQNIYKPLNSQSVNVMPGDKISAVYKIQDNVNELEKEYSENSLKKLAERYYQEIEEMNENILEELDQKKLCGFTWQQEEKKKKKKRNGMKLNEIEHNETKRNNIKQNKTIDIITSNLKNQKRNEEQSSKD; encoded by the exons atGAGCAagtatattttcttctttttttcatttctctATACTGTCTACGGTCAACTCCCATATGACGTCCAGAACATTTACAAG CCTTTAAATTCTCAATCTGTCAATGTGATGCCGGGGGATAAAATCTCAgcag TTTACAAAATACAGGACAATGTGAACGAGCTTGAAAAGGAGTATTCGGAAAATTCGTTAAag aAACTTGCAGAGAGGTATTATCAAGAAATAGAAGAGatgaatgaaaatatattggaAGAATTAGACCAA aaaaagttGTGCGGGTTTACATGGCAacaggaagaaaaaaaaaaaaaaaaaaagcgaaaCGGGatgaaattaaatgaaatagaacataatgaaacaaaacgaaataatataaaacagaataaaacGATTGATATAATAACTTCAAACTTGAAAAATCAAAAACGTAATGAGGAGCAAAGTTCAAAGGATTAA
- a CDS encoding ADP-ribosylation factor yields the protein MLKISARVKTLFINEESLSIKIKKDKNSFEEKNYEITFFEVGKNCSYNLIKEYSSISDDVIYIVDSVHKSTLNEARDEFIRIVYDFQFIYRKCKFLIFLNKQDSKGCLRSEEIINYFALPKELLYRCKFVRCSTLSGEGLTEGLEWLLNSNVFVELNDFTDRNRRPYRY from the exons ATGCTAAAAATTAGCGCACGT GTTAAAACGCTTTTCATAAATGAAGAAAGCTtaagcataaaaataaaaaaagataaaaacagctttgaagaaaaaaattacgaaataacattttttgaagtaggaaaaaattgttcatacaatttaataaaagagtATTCGAGCATTTCAGATGATGTGATATATATTGTTGACAGTGTACACAAGAGTACTTTAAATGAAGCAAGAGATGAATTTATAAGAATAGTATATGATTtccaatttatatatagaaaatgtaaattcttaatttttctgAACAAGCAAGATTCTAAAGGATGTCTACGGTcagaagaaataataaattatttcgcTTTACCAAAAGAGCTACTCTATAGGTGTAAATTTGTTCGATGTAGTACCTTATCGGGTGAAGGTTTAACAGAAGGTTTAGAGTGGTTGTTAAATTCAAACGTATTTGTTGAATTAAATGATTTTACTGATAGGAATAGAAGGCCATACCGTTATTAG